One Streptomyces sp. R28 DNA window includes the following coding sequences:
- a CDS encoding PPOX class F420-dependent oxidoreductase: MTEDSTQNALLALLSEGHGGVLVTLKRDGRPQLSNVGHAYYPDERIIRVSITDDRAKTRNLRRDPRASYHVTSPDRWAYVVAEGTAELSPVAKDPYDATVDELVRLYRDVLGEHPDWEDFRAAMVRDGRLVLRLKVERAYGIPKGANRG; encoded by the coding sequence ATGACTGAGGACTCCACCCAGAACGCACTGCTCGCGCTGCTCTCAGAGGGCCACGGCGGGGTGCTGGTCACCCTCAAGCGCGACGGCCGGCCGCAGCTGTCGAACGTCGGCCACGCCTACTACCCCGACGAGCGGATCATCCGCGTCTCGATCACGGACGACCGCGCCAAGACCCGCAACCTGCGCCGGGACCCCAGGGCGTCGTACCACGTCACGTCCCCCGACCGGTGGGCGTACGTCGTCGCCGAGGGCACGGCGGAGCTCTCGCCGGTCGCGAAGGATCCGTACGACGCCACGGTCGACGAGCTCGTCCGTCTGTACCGGGACGTCCTGGGCGAGCACCCCGACTGGGAGGACTTCCGGGCCGCGATGGTCCGGGACGGCCGACTGGTGCTGCGGTTGAAAGTGGAACGGGCTTACGGGATTCCGAAGGGTGCCAACCGGGGGTGA
- a CDS encoding trypco2 family protein codes for MADRQQADQADGLGLADMIAALRSELEVAQQRAVAEKLRFGISDVEVEATVQIVRNTSGRAGVQFYVVQAGGEYSRGHATTHRIKLNLNLPRDMRIADAGEDAQ; via the coding sequence ATGGCAGACAGGCAGCAGGCGGACCAGGCCGATGGGTTGGGGCTCGCGGACATGATCGCCGCACTGCGCTCCGAACTCGAAGTTGCCCAGCAGCGCGCAGTGGCGGAGAAGCTGCGCTTCGGGATCAGCGATGTCGAGGTCGAGGCCACGGTCCAGATCGTGCGGAACACCTCGGGCCGGGCTGGTGTGCAGTTCTATGTGGTCCAGGCCGGCGGCGAGTACTCGCGCGGCCATGCCACGACGCACCGGATCAAGCTGAATCTGAATCTGCCACGCGACATGCGCATCGCCGATGCGGGAGAAGACGCGCAATGA
- a CDS encoding trypsin-like serine protease encodes MTGLDAERLVSLSAEGKRGSGYLLTPDLVLTAGHCVGSKGSAVTVRKYSRREGSYELPDDRQTFLVAVNTGAELDCALLASTVDDPFRTGQGGRGDEVRLGRLVGDDAVPAQALGFPRSGVTEAGARRWVNVEDVRGTVLPLTGSRREVRRLNFQVRTGASPAVQGSSLWSGLSGAALFSGDHLVGVITEDRATIEGRLTAVPVGAVFGDDGLDEANACLLATRGAAATARVALDPVWAGGESLTPPYSPLPLRDQWSEADLLESRHGVVPFRGRTEQLHELVDWCERGDGQRIRLLTGGGTVGKSRLARELCRTMAKRGWVAGVVDPLHVAFSSVCALKEKRLLVVDDADAQAGQLDVLLAEAAEHHSHDALRVLAVAQRGGLWWQAIRRRYESLVDAEEPPPLAPLREADREDVYRAAVTAFRGWYAQSDTTDAPAQAASMPGDEAVQDGEPQDEPGVPRLEGPDFGSYLLILIQALVDARTSIGKVPSPTAGRPSRSRADALLDYAIDVERQRWQTSAERHELPHDPVLLERIVAVCSLAVADGETDGERETEAARRLRLVPDLADEPEWLTRAFARWQHAAFTGDGYLRSLQPLRLAERLGAQVIETFPELAAKLLDVGGGGPGVPDDPTDQARQILNVLHVLQLTAGSDAARSGDMGEAENSMAEPDGETRHGPSVQQRARGTLERALRDHAVPVVRLVKQVAVTDQDQFASAIGTSLAAALNSTLHEKSAQEVAAQVLREFDATCADVLLELATAVAEHAVQFHRRADAPATQDNRRELAQALQRWSLYLASSGLRIRAHEVAGQAVDTFHALQQLSPSEEHEFYLAEALKDLADRLVDVGRFEDADHCAGDAIRRLEALYQRAPSRRHAFGLVKALCTRATAAHRVGRQREALQAANEACDLIEQLPQPGEGEGGGEGDAYESDEIQSMKAFALRGLAWQLGASGHVEQAVAKGIESVETYQALRQGSPGLWKRDIAEALSVLGVQHGARENWDACVARHREAVDGHYKALEREYREAVRPQHALALGRLAQAHLGRARTRSGESRQEDLQRALEHVEEALDQYERMRKEDRWANRIHEAWTSCLQAEILLEFGSTDRPNRVTAVTRQSFGRAESAARRALSLYDEIDVRAWKLRFARAHAQAVLAKSYGGRGRPRSKVLRAHEQARHAFTRLDAEEPGRAEEELLGIEEAIDGLKQTGPPAQARAQPAVNRSGKRRRRHQPKTRLRSRQGAQVRRKHR; translated from the coding sequence ATGACCGGGCTGGACGCCGAGCGATTGGTGTCGCTTTCCGCGGAGGGAAAACGAGGCTCGGGATACCTGCTGACGCCGGATCTCGTTCTCACGGCCGGTCACTGCGTCGGCTCGAAGGGATCCGCGGTCACGGTCCGCAAATACTCTCGCCGTGAGGGGAGTTATGAACTCCCGGACGATCGGCAGACCTTCCTGGTCGCGGTCAACACAGGCGCGGAACTCGATTGCGCGCTCCTGGCATCCACCGTGGACGACCCGTTCCGTACGGGACAGGGCGGCCGGGGCGACGAGGTGCGGTTGGGGCGGCTCGTCGGTGACGACGCCGTTCCGGCGCAGGCGCTGGGCTTCCCGAGGTCCGGGGTGACCGAGGCCGGAGCGAGGCGGTGGGTGAACGTGGAGGACGTTCGGGGCACCGTCCTGCCGCTCACGGGGTCGAGGCGCGAGGTACGGCGGCTGAACTTCCAGGTCCGGACGGGAGCTTCACCGGCCGTCCAGGGGTCGTCGCTGTGGAGCGGTCTGTCGGGTGCGGCTCTGTTCAGCGGGGATCACCTGGTGGGTGTGATCACCGAGGACCGCGCCACGATCGAGGGACGGCTGACGGCGGTGCCGGTCGGTGCGGTCTTCGGCGACGACGGCCTCGACGAGGCGAACGCGTGCCTTCTGGCGACGAGGGGCGCGGCGGCCACCGCGCGGGTCGCGCTGGATCCCGTCTGGGCGGGCGGCGAGAGTCTGACGCCCCCGTACAGCCCGCTGCCCCTGCGTGATCAGTGGTCCGAGGCCGACCTCCTGGAGTCCCGCCACGGCGTCGTGCCCTTCCGGGGCCGCACCGAGCAGCTGCACGAGCTGGTCGACTGGTGCGAACGCGGTGACGGACAGCGCATTCGCCTGCTCACCGGGGGCGGCACCGTCGGCAAGTCCCGTCTCGCCCGTGAGCTGTGCCGCACGATGGCAAAGCGGGGCTGGGTCGCCGGTGTCGTCGACCCGCTGCACGTGGCGTTCTCCAGCGTCTGCGCCCTGAAGGAGAAACGGCTTCTCGTCGTCGACGACGCCGATGCCCAGGCGGGTCAGCTGGACGTACTCCTGGCCGAGGCGGCCGAGCACCACAGCCACGACGCGCTGCGCGTCCTGGCCGTCGCCCAGCGTGGCGGACTGTGGTGGCAGGCGATCAGACGGCGGTACGAATCACTGGTCGACGCGGAGGAGCCGCCGCCGCTTGCGCCGCTGCGCGAAGCCGACCGCGAGGACGTCTACCGCGCGGCGGTCACCGCCTTCCGGGGCTGGTACGCGCAGAGCGACACGACGGACGCCCCGGCACAGGCCGCCTCCATGCCCGGCGACGAGGCCGTGCAGGACGGCGAACCGCAGGACGAACCGGGCGTGCCCCGCCTCGAAGGGCCCGACTTCGGCAGCTACCTGCTCATCCTGATCCAGGCCCTGGTGGACGCGCGTACCAGCATCGGCAAAGTGCCCTCGCCGACGGCCGGACGACCCTCGCGCTCACGCGCCGACGCACTGCTGGACTACGCCATCGACGTGGAGCGGCAGAGGTGGCAGACGTCCGCCGAGAGACACGAACTCCCGCACGACCCGGTCCTGCTCGAGCGGATCGTCGCCGTCTGCAGCCTGGCGGTGGCCGACGGCGAGACGGACGGGGAACGGGAGACCGAGGCCGCGCGCCGGCTGCGGCTCGTCCCCGACCTGGCCGACGAACCGGAGTGGCTCACGCGCGCGTTCGCCCGCTGGCAGCACGCCGCGTTCACCGGCGATGGCTACCTTCGTTCGCTGCAGCCGCTTCGGCTCGCGGAGCGGCTCGGCGCCCAAGTGATCGAGACGTTCCCGGAGTTGGCGGCGAAACTGCTCGACGTCGGTGGCGGAGGACCGGGAGTGCCGGACGACCCGACCGATCAGGCCCGCCAGATACTCAACGTGCTCCACGTCCTGCAACTCACCGCCGGCTCCGACGCCGCCCGGTCCGGCGACATGGGCGAGGCCGAGAACAGCATGGCGGAACCGGACGGGGAGACCAGACACGGCCCGTCCGTCCAACAGCGGGCCCGTGGGACGCTGGAGCGGGCGCTGCGGGACCACGCCGTCCCCGTCGTCAGGCTGGTCAAGCAGGTCGCCGTCACCGATCAGGACCAGTTCGCGAGCGCCATCGGCACATCCCTGGCCGCCGCGCTGAACTCCACACTGCACGAGAAGTCGGCGCAGGAGGTCGCCGCCCAGGTCCTGCGGGAGTTCGACGCCACCTGCGCGGACGTGTTGCTGGAGCTTGCCACGGCCGTCGCGGAACACGCGGTGCAGTTCCACCGGCGCGCCGACGCACCCGCCACGCAGGACAACCGCAGGGAACTGGCCCAGGCCCTGCAACGGTGGTCCCTGTACCTGGCCAGTTCGGGGCTGCGCATCCGGGCGCACGAGGTCGCCGGGCAGGCGGTCGACACGTTCCACGCGCTGCAACAGCTCAGCCCGTCCGAGGAGCACGAGTTCTATCTCGCCGAAGCCCTCAAGGACCTGGCGGACCGGCTCGTGGACGTCGGGCGGTTCGAGGACGCCGACCACTGCGCCGGGGACGCCATCCGGCGCCTGGAGGCGCTGTATCAGCGCGCCCCCTCGCGCAGGCACGCCTTCGGCCTGGTGAAGGCCCTGTGCACCCGGGCCACGGCGGCCCACCGGGTCGGTCGCCAGCGCGAGGCGCTGCAGGCGGCGAACGAGGCGTGCGACCTGATCGAGCAGTTGCCGCAGCCGGGCGAGGGAGAGGGAGGGGGTGAGGGCGACGCGTACGAGTCGGACGAGATCCAGAGCATGAAGGCGTTCGCGCTGCGTGGCCTCGCCTGGCAACTCGGCGCGAGCGGACACGTCGAACAGGCGGTGGCCAAGGGCATCGAAAGCGTCGAGACGTACCAGGCGCTGCGCCAGGGGTCACCGGGTCTGTGGAAGCGGGACATCGCCGAAGCCCTGTCCGTCCTGGGCGTCCAGCACGGCGCCCGGGAGAACTGGGACGCCTGCGTCGCCCGGCACAGGGAAGCCGTGGACGGGCACTACAAGGCACTGGAGCGGGAGTACCGCGAGGCCGTTCGGCCGCAACACGCCCTCGCGCTGGGCCGGTTGGCGCAGGCGCACCTGGGCAGGGCGCGGACCCGGTCGGGCGAGAGCCGGCAGGAGGACCTGCAGCGGGCGCTGGAACACGTCGAGGAGGCGTTGGACCAGTACGAGAGGATGCGCAAGGAGGACAGGTGGGCCAACCGGATCCACGAGGCGTGGACGAGCTGTCTGCAAGCGGAGATCCTGCTCGAGTTCGGCAGCACGGACCGGCCGAACCGCGTCACGGCCGTCACGCGACAGAGCTTCGGACGGGCCGAGTCCGCCGCCCGGCGGGCCCTGTCGCTGTACGACGAGATCGACGTACGCGCGTGGAAGCTGAGGTTCGCCCGAGCGCACGCGCAGGCGGTCCTCGCCAAGTCCTACGGGGGCAGGGGTCGCCCGCGGAGCAAGGTCCTGCGCGCGCACGAGCAGGCCAGGCACGCGTTCACCCGGCTCGACGCCGAGGAACCCGGGCGGGCCGAGGAGGAGTTGCTCGGGATCGAGGAAGCGATCGACGGCCTCAAGCAGACCGGCCCGCCGGCGCAGGCCCGTGCGCAGCCCGCGGTGAACCGGTCGGGCAAACGGCGGAGGCGGCATCAGCCCAAGACCCGTCTCAGGAGCCGTCAGGGTGCGCAAGTGCGGCGCAAGCACCGGTGA
- a CDS encoding glycosyltransferase: MRILVVTVVHHPEDARILHREIAALRQRGHRVVYAAPFAARQVAPRPYVEGVDLPRAAGRDRRVALRAARALLAERGPTVDVVLLHDPELLLALPGTLRRWRHEGRAPVTVWDVHEDTAAALVMKRWVPRPLRPPLRLAVRAAERLAERHLRLLLAEDAYQHRFHRPHPVVANLATVPPEPPEPPGEDRVVYLGHLSRARGTLELIETARLLAPDVHVEVIGGADPDVRGALTEADRDGVLRWHGYLPNDRALDLLSGALAGLSLLHDQPNYRHSRPTKVVEYMAHGVPVVTTPTPLAADLVERYGCGLVVPYEDPASAAEAVRRLRADPEMRSRAATRGWVAALSDLNWADRATEFAMCLEAWVKEADANPAPAVVAR, encoded by the coding sequence ATGCGGATACTCGTCGTCACCGTCGTCCATCACCCCGAGGACGCGCGGATCCTGCACCGGGAGATCGCCGCCCTGCGCCAGCGCGGCCACCGGGTGGTGTACGCCGCGCCGTTCGCGGCACGGCAGGTGGCACCGCGGCCGTACGTCGAGGGTGTGGATCTGCCCCGGGCCGCCGGACGGGACCGCCGGGTGGCGCTCCGCGCGGCCCGCGCGCTGCTGGCCGAGCGCGGACCGACGGTGGACGTGGTGCTGCTGCACGATCCCGAGCTGCTGCTGGCGCTGCCCGGCACACTGCGCCGTTGGCGGCACGAGGGACGCGCTCCCGTCACCGTGTGGGACGTGCACGAGGACACCGCGGCGGCGCTGGTGATGAAGCGCTGGGTGCCCAGGCCCCTACGGCCACCGCTCCGACTGGCCGTGCGGGCGGCCGAGCGGCTGGCGGAGCGGCACCTGCGGCTGCTGCTCGCCGAGGACGCCTACCAGCACCGCTTCCACCGCCCGCATCCCGTGGTGGCCAACCTCGCGACGGTGCCGCCCGAGCCGCCCGAGCCGCCGGGCGAGGACCGGGTCGTCTACCTCGGGCACCTGTCGCGGGCGCGGGGCACGCTGGAACTCATCGAGACGGCACGGCTGCTGGCACCGGACGTACACGTCGAGGTCATCGGCGGGGCGGACCCCGATGTGCGAGGCGCGCTCACCGAGGCCGACCGGGACGGCGTACTGCGCTGGCACGGGTACCTGCCCAACGACCGCGCCCTCGATCTGCTCTCCGGCGCCCTGGCCGGCCTCTCCCTCCTGCACGACCAGCCCAACTACCGCCATTCACGGCCCACCAAGGTCGTGGAGTACATGGCCCACGGCGTCCCCGTCGTCACCACACCCACCCCGCTCGCGGCCGACCTGGTCGAGCGCTACGGCTGCGGTCTCGTCGTACCGTACGAGGATCCGGCCTCGGCGGCGGAGGCCGTACGGCGGCTGCGCGCCGACCCGGAGATGCGCAGCCGCGCGGCCACACGGGGCTGGGTGGCGGCGCTCTCCGACCTCAACTGGGCCGACCGGGCGACCGAGTTCGCGATGTGCCTGGAGGCCTGGGTGAAGGAGGCGGACGCGAACCCGGCGCCCGCTGTCGTCGCCCGATGA
- a CDS encoding nucleotide sugar dehydrogenase, whose translation MQVDQTGPLGEESEPLGEAERPDHIDLAVIGLGYVGLPLAREAASVGLRVVGLDRDPRVVEALNTGHSHVDDVLDEDLLRMRAAGFAASTDAACLARAQTVVICVPTPLGKDGGPDLGAVTSATRTVADRLRPGQLVVLESTTYPGTTEEVVRPLLEESGLRVGVDFALAFSPERIDPGNTAHGLRTTPKVVGGCTPSCAARAVAFYGKLVDTVVQAKGTREAEMAKLLENTYRHVNIALVNELAVISHELHVDLWDAIRCAGTKPFGFQAFRPSPGVGGHCIPIDPNYLSYKVRSSLGYEFRFVELAQEINRRMPEYVVRRAQDLLNTVGRPLHGSRVLLLGVTYKPDVADQRESPAVPVARLLREREAEISFHDPSVRLWSVDGVSVPRVDDVMAAVREHDLTILLQDHSAYDLPALGDAARLLFDTRGRIFRPGVEVL comes from the coding sequence ATGCAGGTGGACCAGACCGGACCGCTGGGGGAAGAGAGCGAACCGCTCGGGGAAGCAGAACGGCCCGATCACATCGATCTGGCGGTGATCGGGCTCGGCTACGTCGGACTGCCGCTCGCGCGTGAGGCGGCGTCGGTCGGCCTGAGGGTCGTCGGCCTCGACCGCGATCCCCGGGTCGTGGAAGCCCTCAACACCGGGCACTCCCATGTCGACGACGTCCTGGACGAGGACCTCCTGCGGATGCGGGCGGCCGGGTTCGCCGCGTCCACGGACGCCGCCTGTCTGGCCCGCGCCCAGACCGTCGTCATCTGTGTGCCGACCCCGCTCGGCAAGGACGGCGGGCCCGACCTCGGCGCGGTCACCTCGGCCACGCGGACGGTGGCGGACCGGCTGCGGCCCGGACAGCTGGTGGTGCTGGAGTCGACCACCTATCCGGGAACCACCGAGGAGGTCGTACGACCGCTCCTGGAGGAGTCGGGGCTGCGGGTGGGCGTGGACTTCGCGCTGGCCTTCTCACCCGAGCGCATCGACCCCGGCAACACCGCGCACGGACTGCGCACCACGCCCAAGGTGGTCGGCGGCTGCACGCCGTCCTGCGCGGCGCGCGCCGTCGCCTTCTACGGCAAGCTCGTCGACACCGTCGTCCAGGCGAAGGGCACCCGCGAGGCCGAGATGGCCAAGCTGCTGGAGAACACCTACCGGCACGTGAACATCGCCCTGGTCAACGAACTGGCCGTCATCAGCCACGAGTTGCACGTCGACCTGTGGGACGCGATCCGCTGCGCCGGCACGAAGCCGTTCGGCTTCCAGGCGTTCAGGCCCAGTCCCGGCGTGGGCGGGCACTGCATCCCCATCGACCCCAACTACCTTTCGTACAAGGTGCGTTCCTCGCTCGGGTACGAGTTCCGGTTCGTCGAACTCGCCCAGGAGATCAACCGGCGGATGCCGGAGTACGTCGTACGCCGCGCCCAGGATCTCCTCAACACCGTGGGCCGGCCGCTGCACGGCTCCCGGGTACTGCTGCTCGGGGTCACCTACAAGCCGGACGTGGCCGACCAGCGGGAGTCGCCGGCGGTGCCGGTGGCGCGGCTGCTGCGGGAGCGGGAGGCCGAGATCTCCTTCCACGACCCGAGCGTGCGGCTGTGGTCCGTGGACGGGGTGAGCGTCCCGCGCGTCGACGACGTCATGGCGGCGGTGCGCGAGCACGACCTGACGATCCTGCTCCAGGACCACTCGGCCTACGACCTGCCGGCCCTCGGCGACGCGGCCCGGCTGCTGTTCGACACCCGGGGGCGGATCTTCCGGCCCGGGGTCGAGGTGCTGTAA
- a CDS encoding glycosyltransferase family 4 protein → MAVGELRQDPLRAALLAARLLPEGARRGLRPFERRLAARARTAGPVATPSAARVPAPPGRRFHPVPGRVLHLVTNGLPFRHAGYTVRTQKLAEAQLAAGLEPHVVTRIGFPVTQGVLDARPSQRVGGVPQHRLLPLRLPYGQAAALARNAELAAGLVERLRPAVLHAASDHGNGRVALALRETFGLPVVYEVRGFLEETWLTQAPGRGRDDETYRARRALETFCMREADVVLTLGEAMKAEIVGRGVPEERVLIVPNAVDDDFLAPLPDGAPVRARLGIAPEEFVVGTVGSLTPHEGIGTLLHAGEELIRRGVPLRLVIVGDGPERAGLERLAARLGLDDGVALFTGRVPHSQVRDFHAVLDVFAVPRTDERVCHLVTPLKPVEAMASGVPVAASDVTALRELVEHEVNGRLIKPESPYSWADELEILLYSRNRRSEWGAAARAMVARDRTWTRVAATTRDAYRALGCLDAG, encoded by the coding sequence GTGGCCGTTGGCGAACTGCGTCAGGACCCGCTGCGGGCCGCCCTGCTCGCCGCACGTCTGCTGCCGGAGGGTGCCCGGCGCGGGTTGCGGCCGTTCGAGCGGCGGCTCGCCGCACGCGCCCGCACCGCGGGGCCGGTCGCGACGCCCTCCGCCGCCCGGGTGCCCGCGCCACCCGGCCGTCGATTTCACCCCGTACCGGGCCGGGTGCTCCACCTGGTCACCAACGGGCTGCCGTTCCGGCACGCCGGCTACACCGTGCGCACCCAGAAGCTCGCCGAAGCCCAGCTGGCGGCCGGGCTGGAGCCTCATGTCGTGACCCGGATCGGCTTCCCCGTGACGCAGGGGGTGCTGGACGCCCGCCCGTCGCAGCGCGTGGGCGGCGTGCCGCAGCACCGGCTGCTGCCGCTCCGGCTGCCGTACGGGCAGGCGGCCGCGCTGGCGCGTAATGCCGAACTGGCCGCCGGGCTGGTGGAGCGGTTGCGGCCCGCCGTACTGCATGCCGCGTCCGACCACGGCAACGGGCGTGTGGCGCTCGCCCTGCGGGAGACCTTCGGGCTGCCGGTGGTCTACGAGGTGCGGGGGTTCCTGGAGGAGACGTGGCTGACGCAGGCGCCGGGCCGCGGCCGGGACGACGAGACGTACCGGGCGCGGCGCGCCCTGGAGACGTTCTGCATGCGCGAGGCCGACGTGGTGCTGACGCTGGGTGAGGCGATGAAGGCCGAGATCGTGGGCCGTGGAGTACCCGAGGAGCGGGTCCTGATCGTGCCCAACGCCGTGGACGACGACTTCCTGGCCCCCCTGCCGGACGGGGCGCCCGTGCGGGCCCGGCTCGGTATCGCGCCGGAGGAGTTCGTCGTGGGCACGGTCGGCAGTCTCACCCCGCACGAGGGGATCGGCACATTGCTCCATGCGGGTGAAGAGCTGATCCGGCGTGGAGTCCCGCTGCGGCTGGTGATCGTCGGCGACGGTCCGGAGCGCGCCGGGCTGGAGCGACTGGCCGCCCGGCTGGGCCTGGACGACGGGGTCGCCCTGTTCACCGGCCGCGTCCCGCACTCCCAAGTGCGCGACTTCCACGCCGTGTTGGACGTGTTCGCGGTACCCCGCACCGACGAGCGCGTGTGCCATCTGGTGACCCCCCTCAAGCCGGTCGAGGCGATGGCGAGCGGCGTCCCCGTCGCCGCCAGTGACGTCACCGCGCTGAGAGAACTGGTCGAACACGAGGTGAACGGGAGGCTAATCAAGCCTGAATCGCCATATTCCTGGGCTGATGAGCTGGAAATACTCCTTTACAGTCGAAATCGGCGTTCTGAGTGGGGAGCAGCCGCCCGCGCGATGGTCGCGCGTGACCGCACCTGGACGCGGGTCGCCGCCACAACCCGTGACGCGTACCGCGCCCTCGGATGCCTTGATGCGGGGTGA
- the wecB gene encoding non-hydrolyzing UDP-N-acetylglucosamine 2-epimerase, which produces MNGCVLHVVGTRPNFVKAAPVVAALGAAGCDQVLVHTGQHYDERMSDIFFRQLGLPEPDTDLGVGSGSHARQIADLLVALEAELTARAPALVTVYGDVNSTLAAALVAARGGVPVAHVEAGLRSFDMTMPEEANRRLVDQLAQLLFVTSPEAVGHLAREGIAAERVHFVGNPMIDTLLTHLEHFDPAAARAAHRLPERYGVVTLHRPANVDDPQAAAAAARVLAEAARHLDLAVPLHPRGRAALSAAGLADASGVHLLDPLGYVEFMSLVRGAAAVITDSGGVQEETTVLGVPCLTLRTSTERPVTVTHGTNRLVTHGELVPALRKLLDGGGAPSAEGPPLWDGRAGGRIARVITGWLERHG; this is translated from the coding sequence ATGAACGGCTGCGTACTCCATGTGGTCGGCACCCGGCCCAACTTCGTCAAGGCGGCACCGGTCGTCGCCGCCCTCGGTGCGGCGGGCTGCGACCAGGTGCTCGTCCACACCGGGCAGCACTACGACGAGCGGATGTCGGACATCTTCTTCCGGCAACTCGGCCTGCCCGAACCCGACACCGACCTCGGCGTCGGCTCGGGCAGCCACGCCCGGCAGATCGCCGACCTGCTGGTGGCCCTGGAGGCCGAGCTGACCGCCCGCGCACCCGCCCTGGTCACGGTCTACGGCGACGTGAACTCGACGCTGGCCGCCGCGCTCGTCGCCGCCCGAGGGGGCGTCCCGGTGGCCCATGTCGAGGCCGGGCTGCGCAGCTTCGACATGACGATGCCGGAGGAGGCCAACCGGCGTCTGGTCGACCAGTTGGCGCAGCTGTTGTTCGTCACCAGCCCCGAGGCCGTCGGCCACCTCGCCCGCGAGGGGATCGCCGCCGAGCGGGTGCACTTCGTCGGCAACCCGATGATCGACACCCTGCTCACCCATCTGGAGCATTTCGACCCGGCGGCCGCCCGCGCGGCCCACCGGCTGCCCGAGCGGTACGGCGTCGTCACGCTGCACCGGCCCGCCAACGTGGACGACCCGCAGGCCGCCGCGGCCGCCGCCCGTGTCCTGGCCGAGGCCGCCCGCCATCTCGACCTGGCCGTACCGCTGCACCCGCGCGGCCGGGCGGCGCTGAGCGCGGCGGGCCTCGCCGACGCATCGGGCGTCCACCTCCTCGACCCGCTCGGCTACGTCGAGTTCATGAGCCTGGTGCGCGGCGCCGCAGCGGTGATCACCGACTCGGGCGGCGTACAGGAGGAGACGACCGTCCTGGGCGTGCCGTGCCTGACCCTGCGCACCTCGACCGAACGCCCCGTCACGGTCACCCACGGCACCAACCGGCTCGTCACGCACGGGGAGTTGGTGCCGGCGCTGCGCAAGCTCCTGGACGGCGGGGGAGCGCCGTCCGCGGAGGGGCCGCCCCTGTGGGACGGCCGGGCGGGCGGCCGGATCGCCCGCGTGATCACCGGGTGGCTGGAGCGTCATGGCTGA
- a CDS encoding class I SAM-dependent methyltransferase: MADVTRTYWDARHNDHDELASGGHIGLDRPGNEIFYAQRLGTLLSLIGDLSSPAAPLFVLDAGCGKGYFARALARCGHRVDAFDISPPAVDHARAEAGGPRYAVAALDEWRSPWPYDIVVCVDVLFHVPDDQAWAAGLRNMASLIRVTGRLIATDIVADEATAEHTPHGARIVHRPIAAYRAELEPLGLRHTLSRPYGFRENRVGFHVFTRTR, translated from the coding sequence ATGGCTGACGTCACGCGGACGTACTGGGACGCCCGCCACAACGACCACGACGAGCTCGCCTCCGGCGGGCACATCGGGCTCGACCGTCCGGGCAACGAGATCTTCTACGCCCAGCGGCTCGGCACACTGCTCTCCCTCATCGGCGACCTGTCCAGCCCCGCGGCCCCGCTGTTCGTGCTCGACGCCGGCTGCGGCAAGGGGTACTTCGCCCGCGCCCTGGCCCGCTGCGGCCATCGGGTCGACGCCTTCGACATCAGCCCGCCCGCCGTCGACCACGCCCGCGCCGAGGCCGGCGGCCCGCGGTACGCCGTCGCCGCGCTCGACGAGTGGCGCAGTCCGTGGCCGTACGACATCGTGGTCTGCGTGGACGTCCTGTTCCATGTACCGGACGACCAGGCGTGGGCGGCCGGTCTGCGCAACATGGCCTCCCTCATCCGCGTAACCGGCCGCCTGATCGCCACCGACATCGTCGCCGACGAGGCCACCGCCGAGCACACGCCCCACGGCGCCCGCATCGTGCACCGCCCGATCGCCGCCTACCGCGCCGAACTCGAGCCGCTCGGCCTGCGGCACACCCTCTCCAGGCCGTACGGCTTCCGGGAGAACCGGGTCGGCTTCCACGTCTTCACGAGGACCCGCTGA